The following proteins are encoded in a genomic region of Anguilla anguilla isolate fAngAng1 chromosome 15, fAngAng1.pri, whole genome shotgun sequence:
- the dnajc10 gene encoding dnaJ homolog subfamily C member 10 isoform X2, whose product MENLKSKRPGHAHKKPWNRTLLSLLIVGCLVAVISSDEDYYKLLAVSREASTREIRQAFKKLALTMHPDKNPNDQSAHDKFLKINRAYEVLKDEDLRKKYDKYGEKGLQDEQQGGRYESWNYYRYDFGIYDDDQEIITLDRGDFDAAVNSGELWFVNFYFPRCSHCHDLAPTWREFAKEMDGVMRIGAVNCGDNGMLCRSKGINSYPSLYIFKAGMNAEKYYGDRSKESLTKFAMQFVKSKVTELWQGNIFTEIENAFASRIGWIISFCGESGDCLAPQTRQKLAGMLEGLVNVGWMDCSMHSGLCESFEVTASVTAFFPPGSTLKERESVLFLQSLDAREIYSQVLQRLPELQTLTSETFEAKLAHHRWLVSFTFGQKDLDSQEYKKLKALLKQYHIQVGKVDCVSEAELCRSLYIQKPCIAVFKGLGVSDFEIHHGKDALYNIVAFAKDSVSAHVTTLRPENFPSHEKEPWLVDFFAPWCPPCRALLPELRKASVQLFGQLKFGTLDCTVHEGLCSMYNIHAYPTTVIFNKSSIHEYEGHHSADGILEFIQDLVNPAVVSLTPDSFQALVTRRKPGETWMVDFYAPWCGPCQALLPEWRRMARFLNGLISVGTVDCQKHHSFCQNQGVRAYPEIRLFPQSTSHQNQYQSVPRPAP is encoded by the exons ATGGAGAACTTAAAATCAAAACGGCCCGGTCATGCTCACAAGAAGCCTTGGAACCGAACGCTGTTGTCCTTGCTAATAGTAGGATGCTTGGTAGCGGTCATTTCTTCAGACGAAGACTATTATAAGCTTTTAGCGGTATCCAGAGAAGCCAGCACCAGAGAGATCCGACAGGCGTTTAAAAAGCTGGCCCTCACCATGCACCCCGACAAGAACCCG AACGACCAAAGCGCCCACGACAAGTTCCTGAAGATCAACCGGGCCTACGAGGTCCTGAAGGACGAGGACCTGCGCAAGAAGTACGACAAGTACGGGGAGAAGGGGCTGCAGGACGAGCAGCAGGGAGGCCGCTACGAGAGCTGGAACTACTACAGATACGACTTCG GCATTTATGATGATGACCAGGAGATCATCACTTTGGACAGAGGAGACTTTG ACGCAGCGGTGAACTCTGGAGAGCTGTGGTTCGTGAACTTCTACTTCCCCCGGTGCTCGCACTGCCACGACCTGGCCCCCACG TGGCGGGAGTTTGCTAAAGAGATGGACGGGGTGATGAGGATCGGGGCCGTCAACTGCGGGGACAACGGAATGCTCTGCCGCAGCAAAGGCATCAACAGCTACCCCAGCCTCTACATATTTAAGGCTGGAATG AATGCTGAAAAATACTATGGAGACAGATCAAAGGAGAGTTTGACCAAGTTTGCAATGCAGTTTGTGAAGAGCAAAGTCACAGAGCTGTGGCAAG GCAATATCTTCACTGAGATTGAAAATGCCTTTGCCTCCCGGATAGGATGGATCATATCTTTCTGTGGCGAAAGCGGAG ACTGTTTGGCCCCACAAACGAGGCAGAAATTAGCAGGAATGTTG GAGGGCCTGGTGAACGTGGGCTGGATGGACTGCTCCATGCATTCTGGGCTGTGCGAGAGCTTCGAAGTGACGGCCAGCGTCACAGCCTTCTTTCCCCCGGGCAGCAccctgaaggagagagagagtgtgctg TTCCTCCAGAGTCTGGATGCGAGAGAAATCTACAGTCAAGTGCTGCAGCGCCTGCCAGAGCTGCAGACTCTCACATCGGAAACGTTCGAG GCTAAGCTGGCCCACCATCGTTGGCTGGTGAGCTTCACTTTTGGACAGAAGGACTTGGATTCGCAGGAGTACAAGAAGCTGAAGGCACTTCTGAAACAGTATCATATACAG GTGGGGAAGGTTGACTGCGTGTCGGAAGCGGAGCTGTGCAGGTCTCTCTACATCCAGAAGCCCTGCATCGCCGTCTTCAAAGGGCTGGGCGTGAGCGATTTTGAGATCCACCACG GCAAGGATGCACTGTACAACATCGTGGCCTTCGCCAAGGACAGCGTCAGCGCCCATGTGACCACGCTGAGGCCCGAGAACTTCCCCAGCCACGAGAAGGAGCCCTGGCTGGTGGACTTCTTCGCCCCC TGGTGTCCCCCCTGCCGTGCCCTGCTCCCCGAGCTGAGGAAGGCCTCGGTGCAGCTGTTTGGGCAGCTGAAGTTTGGGACCCTGGACTGCACCGTGCACGAGGGACTCTGCAGCATG TACAATATTCACGCGTACCCCACTACGGTGATCTTCAACAAGTCCAGCATCCACGAATATGAGGGGCACCACTCAGCCGACGGCATTCTGGAGTTCATCCAG gacctgGTGAACCCGGCAGTGGTCTCCCTGACGCCGGACTCCTTCCAGGCCCTGGTGACAAGGAGGAAGCCCGGCGAGACGTGGATGGTGGACTTCTACGCCCCCTGGTGCGGGCCCTGCCAGGCGCTGCTGCCTGAGTGGCGGAGGATGGCGCGG TTTTTAAATGGGCTGATCAGCGTGGGTACGGTGGACTGCCAGAAGCACCACTCCTTCTGCCAGAATCAGGGCGTCCGAGCCTACCCCGAGATTCGGCTGTTCCCGCAAAGCACCTCCCACCAGAACCAGTACCAGTCAGTACCTCGGCCTGCCCCCTGA
- the LOC118214108 gene encoding nucleoporin NUP35-like produces the protein MDFQGTEPMTLGSPTSPKPGAQFLPGFLMGDIPAPVTPQPRSFGGSAAGLEMRTTGLAGGSPPQPVVPTHKDKSGAPPARSIYDDLTSPGIGASPLSARKQPFTAMQSPLTGLVAATPATLSNVFSPASAGVQRAPVLSPAQVDPFYTQGETLSSDDRLDDTWITVFGFPPASASYILLQFAQYGNILKHVMSNSGNWMHLQYQSKLQARKALSKDGKVFGEAIMIGVKPCIDKTVMEGSDRGSSSSGSVFTSPLKGGNTPSQPVSTPRSAMRPLSAAYKASSSDYQVVSDRQTPRKDDSFVSKAMEYMFGW, from the exons ATGGACTTCCAAG gTACGGAGCCAATGACTTTGGGGTCTCCTACCTCACCCAAGCCTGGAGCACAGTTCTTACCGGGGTTTCTAATGGGTGACATCCCGGCACCCGTCACCCCTCAGCCACGATCCTTCGGTGGGAGTGCAGCTGGGCTGGAAATGAGAACGACTGGCTTGGCAG gTGGTTCACCCCCGCAGCCCGTGGTCCCCACGCACAAAGATAAGAGTGGGGCCCCCCCGGCGAGGAGCATATACGATGACCTCACCAGCCCGGGCATAGGCGCGTCTCCTCTCAGCGCACGCAAGCAG cCTTTCACCGCTATGCAGTCTCCTCTGACCGGCTTGGTAGCCGCCACTCCAGCCACAC TGTCTAACGTGTTCAGTCCCGCCAGCGCGGGGGTTCAGAGGGCCCCGGTTCTGTCCCCGGCCCAGGTCGACCCTTTCTACACCCAGGGGGAGACCCTGTCCTCGGACGATCGCCTGGACGACACCTGGATCACCGTTTTCGG GTTCCCCCCGGCATCAGCCTCTTATATCCTCCTGCAGTTCGCCCAGTATGGAAACATCCTGAAACATGTG atGTCAAACTCTGGAAACTGGATGCACCTTCAGTACCAGTCTAAGCTGCAGGCCCGAAAAGCCCTCAGCAAAGATGGAAAAGTGTTTGGAGAGGCGATCATGATCGGGGTTAAGCCTTGTATAGACAAG ACTGTGATGGAGGGTTCAGACAGGGGCAGCTCCTCCTCGGGTTCGGTGTTCACGTCCCCTCTGAAGGGCGGGAACACGCCCAGCCAGCCCGTCTCCACCCCCCGCTCCGCCATGAGGCCCCTTAGCGCCGCCTACAAGGCCTCCAGCAGCGACTACCAG GTGGTTTCTGACAGACAGACCCCAAGAAAAGACGACAGTTTCGTTTCTAAAGCAATGGAGTACATGTTTGGCTGGTGA
- the dnajc10 gene encoding dnaJ homolog subfamily C member 10 isoform X1, with amino-acid sequence MENLKSKRPGHAHKKPWNRTLLSLLIVGCLVAVISSDEDYYKLLAVSREASTREIRQAFKKLALTMHPDKNPNDQSAHDKFLKINRAYEVLKDEDLRKKYDKYGEKGLQDEQQGGRYESWNYYRYDFGIYDDDQEIITLDRGDFDAAVNSGELWFVNFYFPRCSHCHDLAPTWREFAKEMDGVMRIGAVNCGDNGMLCRSKGINSYPSLYIFKAGMNAEKYYGDRSKESLTKFAMQFVKSKVTELWQGNIFTEIENAFASRIGWIISFCGESGDCLAPQTRQKLAGMLEGLVNVGWMDCSMHSGLCESFEVTASVTAFFPPGSTLKERESVLFLQSLDAREIYSQVLQRLPELQTLTSETFEAKLAHHRWLVSFTFGQKDLDSQEYKKLKALLKQYHIQVGKVDCVSEAELCRSLYIQKPCIAVFKGLGVSDFEIHHGKDALYNIVAFAKDSVSAHVTTLRPENFPSHEKEPWLVDFFAPWCPPCRALLPELRKASVQLFGQLKFGTLDCTVHEGLCSMYNIHAYPTTVIFNKSSIHEYEGHHSADGILEFIQDLVNPAVVSLTPDSFQALVTRRKPGETWMVDFYAPWCGPCQALLPEWRRMARFLNGLISVGTVDCQKHHSFCQNQGVRAYPEIRLFPQSTSHQNQYQSYNGWNRDAHSLKTWALGSLPRTSVDLTPEDFRLKVLGGKEHWVLDFYAPWCGPCQHFAPEFELLARMLKGSVRAGKVDCQAHSQTCMNAGIRAYPTVRFYPYLGTNKRDQGGEYINSRDANVIADVVRQRLQQLSPWLQDKSSKLKDEL; translated from the exons ATGGAGAACTTAAAATCAAAACGGCCCGGTCATGCTCACAAGAAGCCTTGGAACCGAACGCTGTTGTCCTTGCTAATAGTAGGATGCTTGGTAGCGGTCATTTCTTCAGACGAAGACTATTATAAGCTTTTAGCGGTATCCAGAGAAGCCAGCACCAGAGAGATCCGACAGGCGTTTAAAAAGCTGGCCCTCACCATGCACCCCGACAAGAACCCG AACGACCAAAGCGCCCACGACAAGTTCCTGAAGATCAACCGGGCCTACGAGGTCCTGAAGGACGAGGACCTGCGCAAGAAGTACGACAAGTACGGGGAGAAGGGGCTGCAGGACGAGCAGCAGGGAGGCCGCTACGAGAGCTGGAACTACTACAGATACGACTTCG GCATTTATGATGATGACCAGGAGATCATCACTTTGGACAGAGGAGACTTTG ACGCAGCGGTGAACTCTGGAGAGCTGTGGTTCGTGAACTTCTACTTCCCCCGGTGCTCGCACTGCCACGACCTGGCCCCCACG TGGCGGGAGTTTGCTAAAGAGATGGACGGGGTGATGAGGATCGGGGCCGTCAACTGCGGGGACAACGGAATGCTCTGCCGCAGCAAAGGCATCAACAGCTACCCCAGCCTCTACATATTTAAGGCTGGAATG AATGCTGAAAAATACTATGGAGACAGATCAAAGGAGAGTTTGACCAAGTTTGCAATGCAGTTTGTGAAGAGCAAAGTCACAGAGCTGTGGCAAG GCAATATCTTCACTGAGATTGAAAATGCCTTTGCCTCCCGGATAGGATGGATCATATCTTTCTGTGGCGAAAGCGGAG ACTGTTTGGCCCCACAAACGAGGCAGAAATTAGCAGGAATGTTG GAGGGCCTGGTGAACGTGGGCTGGATGGACTGCTCCATGCATTCTGGGCTGTGCGAGAGCTTCGAAGTGACGGCCAGCGTCACAGCCTTCTTTCCCCCGGGCAGCAccctgaaggagagagagagtgtgctg TTCCTCCAGAGTCTGGATGCGAGAGAAATCTACAGTCAAGTGCTGCAGCGCCTGCCAGAGCTGCAGACTCTCACATCGGAAACGTTCGAG GCTAAGCTGGCCCACCATCGTTGGCTGGTGAGCTTCACTTTTGGACAGAAGGACTTGGATTCGCAGGAGTACAAGAAGCTGAAGGCACTTCTGAAACAGTATCATATACAG GTGGGGAAGGTTGACTGCGTGTCGGAAGCGGAGCTGTGCAGGTCTCTCTACATCCAGAAGCCCTGCATCGCCGTCTTCAAAGGGCTGGGCGTGAGCGATTTTGAGATCCACCACG GCAAGGATGCACTGTACAACATCGTGGCCTTCGCCAAGGACAGCGTCAGCGCCCATGTGACCACGCTGAGGCCCGAGAACTTCCCCAGCCACGAGAAGGAGCCCTGGCTGGTGGACTTCTTCGCCCCC TGGTGTCCCCCCTGCCGTGCCCTGCTCCCCGAGCTGAGGAAGGCCTCGGTGCAGCTGTTTGGGCAGCTGAAGTTTGGGACCCTGGACTGCACCGTGCACGAGGGACTCTGCAGCATG TACAATATTCACGCGTACCCCACTACGGTGATCTTCAACAAGTCCAGCATCCACGAATATGAGGGGCACCACTCAGCCGACGGCATTCTGGAGTTCATCCAG gacctgGTGAACCCGGCAGTGGTCTCCCTGACGCCGGACTCCTTCCAGGCCCTGGTGACAAGGAGGAAGCCCGGCGAGACGTGGATGGTGGACTTCTACGCCCCCTGGTGCGGGCCCTGCCAGGCGCTGCTGCCTGAGTGGCGGAGGATGGCGCGG TTTTTAAATGGGCTGATCAGCGTGGGTACGGTGGACTGCCAGAAGCACCACTCCTTCTGCCAGAATCAGGGCGTCCGAGCCTACCCCGAGATTCGGCTGTTCCCGCAAAGCACCTCCCACCAGAACCAGTACCA AAGCTACAATGGCTGGAACCGGGATGCCCACTCTCTGAAGACCTGGGCGCTGGG GTCGCTCCCCAGGACGTCTGTGGACCTGACCCCGGAGGACTTCAGGCTGAAGGTTCTGGGCGGGAAAGAGCACTGGGTGCTGGACTTCTACGCCCCCTGGTGTGGGCCCTGCCAGCACTTTGCCCCGGAGTTTGAGCTTTTAGCTCGG ATGCTGAAAGGGAGCGTCAGGGCTGGGAAGGTGGACTGCCAggctcactcacagacatgtaTGAATGCAGGCATCAGGGCCTACCCCACCGTGCGCTTCTACCCCTACCTGGGGACAAACAAG CGAGACCAGGGAGGAGAGTACATTAACAGCCGAGATGCGAACGTCATTGCTGACGTGGTGCGACAGCGGCTCCAGCAGTTGTCTCCATGGTTACAGGACAAGTCCTCCAAACTCAAG GATGAGCTGTAG